One Triticum dicoccoides isolate Atlit2015 ecotype Zavitan chromosome 5B, WEW_v2.0, whole genome shotgun sequence genomic window carries:
- the LOC119310740 gene encoding uncharacterized protein LOC119310740, which translates to MSPTAAAPTPPPSSPTAAAPPGRRPRPRRPHHPAVDLTPGGRLPPHPSDPKAEVVPVYLPCVCAYIVGKREEGLPQLLLRLLPSHVPIAGRLATSLTLPLSMVHRGTISGGRRHRISCRMVFPCSIALLSGDNESGTDE; encoded by the exons ATGTCGCCCACGGCGGCCGCCcccaccccgccgccgtcctcgcccacggcggccgcaccacccggccgccgacctcgccCACGTCGGCCGCACCACCCCGCCGTTGACCTCACCCCCGGCGGACGCCTTCCTCCACATCCTTCTGACCCCAAGGCTGAGGTCGTTCCCGTCTATCTCCCCTGTGTGTGCGCGTACATCGTCGGCAAGCGTGAGGAGGGGTTGCCGCAGTTGCTTCTTCGCCTTCTCCCATCTCACGTCCCCATCGCCGGACGCCTCGCCACGTCTCTCACCTTGCCCCTCTCCATG GTGCATCGCGGAACTATTTCTGGAGGCCGTCGCCACCGCATTAGTTGCCGGATGGTCTTCCCCTGCTCCATT GCGCTGCTTTCAGGAGACAATGAGTCCGGAACAGATGAGTGA